The Poseidonibacter lekithochrous region TTTACTATTTTTAATTTTTATGATAAAATCTAAAAAAATTAAAAAAGGGAGTTTTATGTTCATTCAATTAAATGATAGAGTTTTCATTAACTTAGCTAAAATCACAAGAACAAAAATTGATCACGTAGAAGATGGAATTAGAGTTAGATTCTACGAAGGTAAAGATCAAGTTGCTAAATCTCATAGATTTGAAGATGTAAAAGCAGCACAAAAATGGCTTAAGAAGATTCTTAAAGGCGCATAATTCTTACAAATAAAAAGTAAAACACTAGTATTTACTTTTTATTTTACAAAAACTACTACAAACAGCACTTCAAAAAACACTTTTAACCCTCTTGCTAATGATAAACTGCTTTTACATATAAAAAGGAGAAAAAATGTTAGCTGAAATAAATGACTTTTTAAATAACCTTATTTGGGGAAATATCTTAATATATTTACTTCCTGCATTAGGTATATTTTTTACAGTTACGTCAAGATTTGTACAATTTAGATACTTCTTTAAGATGTTTAATATCTTAAGAGATACAGTACATGATAAAGAAGGACATATTAGTTCTTTCCAAGCACTTATGTTAAGTGTTGCAGGTAGAGTTGGTGGTGGTAACATCGCTGGTGTTGCTGTTGCAATTACATTAGGTGGTCCAGGGGCAGTATTCTGGATGTGGATTATTGGACTTATTGGTATGAGTACAAGTTTCTTTGAGTGTTCGCTTGCTCAATTATACAAAGAAAAAGATGGGGAAGATTCTTGTGTATATAGAGGAGGGCCAGCTTATTATGTTACTAAAGCATTAGGTCAAAGATGGATTGGTATTATCATCTCTATATTATTAATGTTTACATTTGGGTTTGCTTTTAATGCAACACAATCATTTATTATTTCAACTTCATTTGAAGCATCATTTGCTATTCCTACTTGGATTACAGGTGTTGTATTAACTCTTGCATTTGGTATCGCTATTTTTGGTGGTATTAAAAGAATTACAAAACTTTCAGAAGTAATTGTTCCTGTTATGGCTGTTGGATACTTATTAATTGCAATCGTTGTAATTGCATTAAACTTAAGTGAAATTCCAGGCTTAATCTCTATGATTGTTAATGAAGCATTTAATCCTTCTTCTGCTATTGGTGGTGGTATTGGTGCTGTTATTTTACAAGGTGCTAAAAGAGGTATGTTCTCAAATGAGGCAGGTCTAGGTTCAGCTCCAAACGTTGCAGCAGTTGCTTACGTAGCGCATCCAGTTCAACAAGGTATTGTTCAATCATTCTCTGTATTTATTGATACTATTATTTTATGTTCTTGTACTGCATTCATCATTCTTTTATCAGGTGTTTATACTCCAGGTGCAGAAGGTGTTCAAGGTGTATTATTAACTCAAAATGCTTTAATTGAGCATATTGGACCATTTGGTGGATACTTTGTAACGGTTGCATTATTCTTATTTGGATTCTCTTCAATGTTATATAACTACTACTTGGCTGAAAATAGTTTAAACTTTTTCTCAAAAGGAAATGTAACTTTATTTAATGGGTTTAGACTTTTATGTGTTGCTTTAATTATTTGGGGTTCTTTCCAAGATTTAGGTTCTATTTTCTCATTCGCTGATTTATCTATGGGATTATTAGCTGTGATTAATATGGTTGTAATTGCAATTCTTTACAAACCAGTTCTTAAGCTTATTAAAGGTTACGATAGACAACTTAAAGAGGGTAAAAAACCTGTATTAAGATATAACGACTATACAGAATTTAATATCGATAAAGATACTTGGAAAGAAATCGTTGATAATATCAATGACAAAAGATCTAAGGAGTAGGGAGTAAGTTTTCTTACTCTTTATTGAAAAACAATGAGAAAAAAAATAGGTATTATCACAGGTTCAGGTCCTGAAGCTGGTATTGATTTATGGCAAAAGATTTTAGAAGAAAACAAAAACTTTTTACAAGATAAATTTCAGGGGGATTTAGATGCTCCTGATATTACTATCCTTTCTATTCCACAATTAGGTCACTCTATGGAATTAGAAAAGAATTATGATATGGTTTGGCAGACGTTAAAAACAGCTGTTCAAGATATCTGTAAAAAGGTTGATTATTTTGTAATTGCTTGTAATACTTTAAATGTTTACGAAAACAAAATACTAAAAATAGGATTTAAACATAAATTCCTATCAACACTTGATGTTGTGAAAGATTATATTGAAGAGAACAAATTAAAACAAGTTTCTATTATAGGTGCAATGCCTGTATTAGAAATGAAAAAGTTTTCAGTGTTTAAGAGTTTGAATGATACTTTTAATGTGGAAGTTCCTACTAATTTCCAAGAAGTACACAAACTAATTTACGACGTAAAAAAAGAGGGTGGGGAATCCTCTTTCGTTGTAAATAATTTTAAAAATATTGTAGATAAATTAGAATCAAAAGATGTGTTTTTAGCTTGTACAGAGTTACCACTAATTAAGTTAAAATACGAAGAAAAAAATCTTATTGATGTGACACAACTTCTAGCAAAAAAACTGGTTGAAAAGACTTTCTAGTCAGCCAGTTTTTAACTACTTTTAGACATTATAAACTTATATAAGACGAAGGCTAAATATGTTTAATAAAGATGGAATTCCTTTTTTTACTATTATGATTCCTTTTTTAAGTATATTATTTGTAACTTTCTTTGCAACTTCTTACTATTTGAAATTATCGAAAGAGAATTTTGAAGTAGATTTAAAAGAGTTTAGAGAAATATATATTTTAAAAAGCAATAATAAAAAAGAATTAGATTTATTAGTATCAAAAAAAATAGAACAACAAGAGATAAGAGAACAAAAGTTTAAAGATTTTATGATTACTTTAACAGGTGCAATACTTGTTTTTATGGCTTTGTTTTCATTATTGATGATATCAATTATTACTGATGTTGTAAAAAAGTATAAAACCCAAGTACAAAATAAAGAAGCTAAACTTCAAAGCCTTAATAAAACCCTCTCTACAAAAGTAGAGCAGGGTATTGAAGAAGGAAAAGAAAAAGATAAAGCAATGTTTCAACAATCAAGACTTGCAAGGCTTGGAACAATGCTTTCTATGATTGCACATCAATGGAGACAACCTTTAACAGAGTTATCAGGTACATTGATGGAGCTTGAAACTGCTACAAGATTTAAAAAAGTTACAAATGAACATATTCTAAATTC contains the following coding sequences:
- a CDS encoding alanine/glycine:cation symporter family protein, translating into MLAEINDFLNNLIWGNILIYLLPALGIFFTVTSRFVQFRYFFKMFNILRDTVHDKEGHISSFQALMLSVAGRVGGGNIAGVAVAITLGGPGAVFWMWIIGLIGMSTSFFECSLAQLYKEKDGEDSCVYRGGPAYYVTKALGQRWIGIIISILLMFTFGFAFNATQSFIISTSFEASFAIPTWITGVVLTLAFGIAIFGGIKRITKLSEVIVPVMAVGYLLIAIVVIALNLSEIPGLISMIVNEAFNPSSAIGGGIGAVILQGAKRGMFSNEAGLGSAPNVAAVAYVAHPVQQGIVQSFSVFIDTIILCSCTAFIILLSGVYTPGAEGVQGVLLTQNALIEHIGPFGGYFVTVALFLFGFSSMLYNYYLAENSLNFFSKGNVTLFNGFRLLCVALIIWGSFQDLGSIFSFADLSMGLLAVINMVVIAILYKPVLKLIKGYDRQLKEGKKPVLRYNDYTEFNIDKDTWKEIVDNINDKRSKE
- a CDS encoding sensor histidine kinase, yielding MFNKDGIPFFTIMIPFLSILFVTFFATSYYLKLSKENFEVDLKEFREIYILKSNNKKELDLLVSKKIEQQEIREQKFKDFMITLTGAILVFMALFSLLMISIITDVVKKYKTQVQNKEAKLQSLNKTLSTKVEQGIEEGKEKDKAMFQQSRLARLGTMLSMIAHQWRQPLTELSGTLMELETATRFKKVTNEHILNSIDKSDKLIEFMSNTIDDFRNFYKPDKKKENFDVVDACKKAINLVNASLDESKVVLELDVLHNRQINGYPTEFAQVILNLISNAKDILVEREIENPRIKVTIDFHGSLCIIKVSDNAGGLKEENYDLIFDPYFTTKHSSKGTGLGLYISKLIIERNMGGELSVKNDEDGAVFKIVVLG
- a CDS encoding sodium-dependent tyrosine transporter produces the protein MFIQLNDRVFINLAKITRTKIDHVEDGIRVRFYEGKDQVAKSHRFEDVKAAQKWLKKILKGA
- a CDS encoding aspartate/glutamate racemase family protein, producing MRKKIGIITGSGPEAGIDLWQKILEENKNFLQDKFQGDLDAPDITILSIPQLGHSMELEKNYDMVWQTLKTAVQDICKKVDYFVIACNTLNVYENKILKIGFKHKFLSTLDVVKDYIEENKLKQVSIIGAMPVLEMKKFSVFKSLNDTFNVEVPTNFQEVHKLIYDVKKEGGESSFVVNNFKNIVDKLESKDVFLACTELPLIKLKYEEKNLIDVTQLLAKKLVEKTF